GCCGAGGTCAGGCTCGAGTCCAACTACGGTCCTCCGAAGACCAAGGACGAGTTCGAGGGCGGCAACTCGTTCGAGAAGATCTCCAAGGTCTTCGGCAACCCCCTGCTCGAGAGCTTCTGCGCCAACCACATCGTTCCCGTGGAGTTGGTGGGCTTCGGGCCGCAGAAGAGCCAGGTCCGGAAGATCGACGTCAACCGCAAGCTGGCGCCTCTCTTCGCGGCGGCGTTCGAGAAGATCAAGGCAGCCAACCTGCCCTATGTGCTGCATGCGGTCGGTGGCCACTACTTCCGTTACAAGCTGAACGACCAGGTCAAGGCCGTGCTCGTGAACCGCCCTGAATACGCCGAGCTGCGCAAGCAGCCTGGCTTCATGGGCAGCTGGAACGTCGAGTGTGCCAGGCATGATCTCAAGCAGCAGTCCTTCGATGAGCTGGTTCCGTGGAGGAAGGGCCACGTGCCCAAGAAGGTGCTGCTCTCCAATCATTCCTGGGGCAACGCCATCGACCTCAATGACCAGACGAACCCGTTCGACGAGACCAGGCGCTTCGACATGCCACGAAGAATCGTGGAGATCATGGCGAGCTTCGGGTTCCACTGGGGCGGCTACTACCACGACTACATGCACTTCGAGTACCTGCGCGCCACCGTGGCCGGGCTCCCCGACGAGGAGCCACCGCAGGTGTTCTTCCCCTTCAACGCGGAGCAGAAGCGCGAGTCTCCACTCAAGTATTTCTTCCTCAACGAGAGCGGCAAGGGGGGCTACTTCCCGCTGGGACAGCAGCAGAACCTGCACGGGGGCGTGCATCTGGAGCCGGACTCGCCCAAGACCCTGGTGCCGGTCCAGGCGGCCATGCCCGGGTACGTCGTGGCCGCGCGGCTCATGGCGCCGGGGACGGGCGGAGACAATGCGTTCCTTCGGGAGGCCACCGAGGGACGCCACCTGGGCTTCGTGCTGATCCGCCACGAGCTGGCGGCGGTCGAGGAGGGCAAGGAGTCCGAGCGGGTCCATCCGCTCTACAGCCTGTACATGCACCTGGCGTCCCCGAAGTGGGACAGGGCGAACGAGGAGTTCGAGAAGGCACCCTGGCTCGCGTCCTTCCTGAAGATGCAGTTCGGCGGGGTGGTGAACCTGGATCCGCTCAGCGCGGACGTTGGCAAGACGCTCTGGGCCCAGGAGAAGCTGGATCCAGAGGCGGCCTCCTTCAAGGTCCAGGGCCGCGAGCAGCCCCTGCCCGCCAGGAGCGGCGAGCGCATCGTGGCCCTGGGCAAGCCGAGCCCCAAGGACGTGGAGGAGGCCATCCAGGCCTTCAAGGAAGGCTCCATCGTCACCTTCGACCGGCCGATCTTCCCGGTGGCCGCGGGCGAGACGATCGGCTTCGTCACCCAGGGCCACCCCGTCACCCCACAGCCGCCCAGGTACCTGCACTGGGAGCTGTTCTCCCTCTCGGGAGGCGAAGGGGGTTTCGAGCTCCTGCTGGAGAAGTCGGGGCGGTTGAAGAACCTGTTCAAGCAGGTCCAGGAGCACCGGCCGGACAACTTCCTGGAGATGCCTTCCTCGAGCACGCCGGATGGCGCCAACGAGGTCCAGAGCATCCTCGGGCAGACTGGCGTCGAGCTCGTCAACGACCTGCTCAACGACAGGTACGGCACGCCGCTGCGGAGGCACTTCAACGACGGCAAGACGTTCTTTCCGGCGGGTGGGTCGTCCGGGGACACCCAGGCACCACCGTTCACCTATCCCTTCGACCTCGAGCTCTCGAACCCGCACGAGTACAAGGGCGAGCCGGGGAGTGGGTCCTGCGTTCTCGAGGTCACCTACCAGAAGGCGGGAGTGCCGCTCCCGGAAGCACGGCGAGGGCAGCGCCTCACGTTCACTCCGAACCAGGGCAAGGTCACGCTGACCGTGCCCGCGGAAGCGGATGAGATCGTGCTCTGGTCGGAGCACTTCTTCCTGGATCAGCCCCTGGTGGTGAAGGCGGAGGAGGTGCGTCCGAAGCGTCTCGAGAGCCGCGAGGCCCTCTTCGAGAAGGCCGTGGCCCAGCGCTGGCGCAACCTCGTGTTGGACCACCTGAACGAGTGGACGCCGAAGGGGCTTGGCGAACAGCTCGAGGCTCGCAAGAACGCCAGGCACATCGACCTGCCGGATGAGGACGACGCTTTCGAGGAGGTGAAGAAACAGCTCCTGCCGCTGTGTTGGTGGTCCCGTCCGAAGACCGATGAGGACAAGTTCGGTGAGGTCCCGGTGCTGGGACCGGATGCGAGCAAGAGCCTCTTCGGGGCGGACGGACATCTGCTGCCCGAGGACGCGAAGATCCTCACCATGCACCCGGTCACGGCGCTGTGGCTCACCGACCTGTTGATCGAGAAGGGGGCCATTGCACTCAAGAAGACGTGGCCGCCGGGCACGCTCAAGCGTGACGAGAGTACCCAGCAGCCGCCCTACCTGGGCGTGCTCTACAAGGGGGACAAGCCGCTGCTCGGAATGGAGATGCTGCCCGTGCTGGTTCAGCACGGCTATGGCACGACCGACGGCGCGGACGCGACCGATGTGTCCTTCTGGGTGAGCGCGCGGGAAGGCGGCCCGTCACAAGGACCGATGCGGGTATGCCGCACGGTCTACACCGAGGGTGTTGCCCTGGGGCGCCTCCGCTTTCCCTTCTGGGGGAAGTGGGAGCTGTACGCCACCAACGGGGCCGATCAGCGCTTCGAGCCCGTGAAGACTGGGACGACGGTGCTCGAGATGTCCAGGCCCGAGCTCTCCGGACAGACCTTCGCGCTTGGTACGGGCAAGCCCGCTCCCAGTGGCAAGCTCCGTACCCTCGTCACGGGCAGCTTCACCCTCAGCGCGAACAGGCCCGTCGGCCTCGCGGGCTACATCGTGTTCGAGTACTGGCGGGTGCCGAAGACGGGTGAGCCCGAGGCGCCGGTCTTCAGCAAGCTGGCGGTCCCCCTCACCGCGCAGCGGCCTCCCGAAGAACGGGTGGAAGGGGGCCTCCGGTTCAAGGGCGAGTTCATCGTGGGAGTGGAGAAGGGGAAGGGCAACCCCAAGGTCACGCCCAACTTCTTCTTCCAGGATTTCGTGAGCCACAAGCGTCTGGGGCCGGTCTTCATGGGCACGCAGACGGATTTCAAGCTGGCGGTTCCCCTGGTACGGCGTCTCCAGGAACTGAGGGAGAAGTGCCGGCCCAGGAGCCGCACGGAAAAGGAGCTCTTCCTGACGGTGATACGGCTCGAGGCTTCCGGTCTCGAACTGCTCGTCATCCCCTCCTCGAACAAAGTCGAGGACCTCAAGGCCATCGTGGAGAGACTGCCTCTGCTCTCCGAAGACCCCGACCTCCAGGTCGTACCAGCGGAGGAGGAATCGGCGATCCGGATCACCTACGAGCCGAAGCCAGACTCCGGCCCGCTCGGTTTCGAGTTCGATCCGGGGCCCGCGTTGGGGCGGCTCGCCGCGCAAGCGCTCTCCCAGGAGGGGGACAGCCTCCATGTCCGTCCCCACTTCATCGCGCCCAACGGCGGGCACACGTTGCTGGCCGGCAAGCCCGCCGTGGAGGGCGAGGCGAACCTGATCGAAGCCTCGGTGGAGGACATCAAGGCCGCCTGTGGCAATGACTTCCTCGAGCTCGCCGCGGACAAGGAGTTGCCCCCCGTGAGCCGGTTCGAGTTCGGCGACTACGCCATCAAGATGGGCCGGGGCAAGCTCATCACGGAGGTGCGCCTCCACGGCGATGTCCGTCAATGGACCGCCGCCGGCCCCACCCTCAAGCTCACCGGAGGGGCGGAGT
The sequence above is drawn from the Archangium gephyra genome and encodes:
- a CDS encoding M15 family metallopeptidase — translated: MSYGYQEPTRLCTTKAEVRLESNYGPPKTKDEFEGGNSFEKISKVFGNPLLESFCANHIVPVELVGFGPQKSQVRKIDVNRKLAPLFAAAFEKIKAANLPYVLHAVGGHYFRYKLNDQVKAVLVNRPEYAELRKQPGFMGSWNVECARHDLKQQSFDELVPWRKGHVPKKVLLSNHSWGNAIDLNDQTNPFDETRRFDMPRRIVEIMASFGFHWGGYYHDYMHFEYLRATVAGLPDEEPPQVFFPFNAEQKRESPLKYFFLNESGKGGYFPLGQQQNLHGGVHLEPDSPKTLVPVQAAMPGYVVAARLMAPGTGGDNAFLREATEGRHLGFVLIRHELAAVEEGKESERVHPLYSLYMHLASPKWDRANEEFEKAPWLASFLKMQFGGVVNLDPLSADVGKTLWAQEKLDPEAASFKVQGREQPLPARSGERIVALGKPSPKDVEEAIQAFKEGSIVTFDRPIFPVAAGETIGFVTQGHPVTPQPPRYLHWELFSLSGGEGGFELLLEKSGRLKNLFKQVQEHRPDNFLEMPSSSTPDGANEVQSILGQTGVELVNDLLNDRYGTPLRRHFNDGKTFFPAGGSSGDTQAPPFTYPFDLELSNPHEYKGEPGSGSCVLEVTYQKAGVPLPEARRGQRLTFTPNQGKVTLTVPAEADEIVLWSEHFFLDQPLVVKAEEVRPKRLESREALFEKAVAQRWRNLVLDHLNEWTPKGLGEQLEARKNARHIDLPDEDDAFEEVKKQLLPLCWWSRPKTDEDKFGEVPVLGPDASKSLFGADGHLLPEDAKILTMHPVTALWLTDLLIEKGAIALKKTWPPGTLKRDESTQQPPYLGVLYKGDKPLLGMEMLPVLVQHGYGTTDGADATDVSFWVSAREGGPSQGPMRVCRTVYTEGVALGRLRFPFWGKWELYATNGADQRFEPVKTGTTVLEMSRPELSGQTFALGTGKPAPSGKLRTLVTGSFTLSANRPVGLAGYIVFEYWRVPKTGEPEAPVFSKLAVPLTAQRPPEERVEGGLRFKGEFIVGVEKGKGNPKVTPNFFFQDFVSHKRLGPVFMGTQTDFKLAVPLVRRLQELREKCRPRSRTEKELFLTVIRLEASGLELLVIPSSNKVEDLKAIVERLPLLSEDPDLQVVPAEEESAIRITYEPKPDSGPLGFEFDPGPALGRLAAQALSQEGDSLHVRPHFIAPNGGHTLLAGKPAVEGEANLIEASVEDIKAACGNDFLELAADKELPPVSRFEFGDYAIKMGRGKLITEVRLHGDVRQWTAAGPTLKLTGGAESKSTLVGPVVRADWELINKKNEVLPGRWGATLEFSASITQPQKVATPPPPVSWKVEVKPSLEELTLEPRKSELRFVGKARFVPTDVDLQIVCERMIRAGVGQEVSVLTGDPSADGAGEQPVEALWQEDAVITGSIRYTVSARAHFGRCTETGVFEATLPKAALKKDQGPFRFSWRPRVAREGEPLMIHGIAVQAPSTPEFTSKDLGLVK